In Alkalihalobacterium alkalinitrilicum, a genomic segment contains:
- a CDS encoding DUF1657 domain-containing protein codes for MTVQTQMQQALAQAQSVQASLVQFSLETENQQAKQMFEQLAQQQKNICNLLEGRYQQVLNEEPQFNQNS; via the coding sequence ATGACTGTTCAAACTCAGATGCAGCAAGCACTAGCCCAAGCACAGAGTGTTCAAGCAAGTCTAGTACAATTTTCGCTGGAAACAGAAAACCAACAAGCGAAACAGATGTTTGAACAATTAGCACAGCAGCAAAAAAATATTTGTAATTTACTTGAAGGTCGATATCAACAAGTGTTAAATGAGGAGCCGCAATTCAATCAAAACTCTTAA